TGCAGCGCTGGCTTTCGCCGGAGCGTTGGCCGGGTTTCTCTACTTCAACGGTCCCTGGGGCACGTCCGGCCGGGTCTTCATGGGCGACGGCGGGAGCATGTTCCTCGGCGTGGCCGTCGCGTCGTTGCCGTTGGTGCTCAACAGCCGTGAGGGCGTTGGGACGATGCGTGCGGTCGTCGTGCCCGCCGCGGCGATGGGCGTGCCGATCCTCGACGCCGGACTGACGCTGATCCGTCGACGCGTCCTTCAGCGGCGCAGCCTCTTCGCCGCAGAAGACGGCCACGTCCACCATCGTCTTCTGGCGATCGGCCTTTCGCAGAAGCACGCGGTGTTCGTCATCTGGGGCGTGAGCTTCCTTGCCGGGGCGATCGCACTGGTCGCCGCCCACTTCGGCGACGGCTGGGCGACGCTGTCGATTCTCTTCCCGTTCCTGGCGCTGCTGTTCCTGTTCCTCTTCCGAACGGCCGGGAGTGTCCGTGGCCGTGAGACAATCTCGATGATTCGTCGACACCGCGCCGCCGGCCGGCGTGGCAAGGGCTACCGCAAGGCGTTCGAAGAGGCGCAGCTTCGCCTCGCCAAGGCCGCGGACTTCGGCGAGTGGTGGCGCGAGACGTGCCACGCCGCGGAGTTGCTCGACTTCGCCTCGCTCAAGCTTTCGTCGTCGAAGCGGGATGGCTCGCCGTACGAGATTGCGTGGACCAACGAGTCGGAGACGCTTGACGAGCGGCTCATCGATGCGACGACGGTTTCGGTCTCGCTCGAAGTGCCTCAGCGTCGACTTGGTGACGGCTCGCCGCTGTCGCTGTGCGTGGAGGTCTACGTCCATCCGTCCAACAGCCCGCTCGACCTCGAGCCCGAAACGCGTCCCGTCGCCGACCTGGAGCTGGCCGGACATCGGATCACGTACTTCAACCGTCTGCTGACCGAGCACGGCCTGGCGACGCTCGACAACGAAGACCGTGCACGACTCGCTAAGGCCCACAAGCGCAGGCTCGCGTCGTCACCGTCGGCGGACGGCGGGGCATCGACCAACGGCCAGTCCGAGGCACGCGACGGCGCCCCATCGGTCGCGATCGTCCACGACTTCCTCTACACGCGCGGTGGGGCCGAGCGTGTGTTGGAGCAGATGCTGCAGGTTTTCCCGCACGCGGACCTGTTCAGCGTGATCGACTTCGTCCCGGAGAACGAACGCTCGTGGATGCGCGACAAGCGTGCGACGACGACGTTCATCCAGCGACTGCCTCTGGCCAAGTACAAGCACCGGGCTTATCTGCCGCTCATGCCGATGGCGATCGAGCAGCTGGACGTGAGCGGCTACGACGTTGTCCTCTCCAGCAGCTACTGCGTCGCCAAGGGCGTCATTTGTCGGCCCGATCAGTTGCACGTCAGCTATTGCCACAGCCCCGTGCGCTATGCGTGGGACATGCAGCACCAGTATCTCGCCGAGAGCGGCCTCGCGTACGCAGGCCGGCGTCGTGGGCCGATCAAGCTGCTCAAGAACGCGGTCGCAAGGAGCGTGCTGCACTACATCCGGCAGTGGGACTTCCGCAGTGCGGCCGGCGTGGACGTCTTCCTGTCCAACAGCGATTTCGTCGGCCGACGCATCGAAAAGGCGTACCGCCGGCCCAGCACGACCGTCTATCCGCCCGTCGACATCTCGGCGTTCAAGTCGCACGCGGACAAGCAGGACTACTATTTCACCAGCAGCCGCATGGTGCCGTACAAGCGGATGCCGCTCATCGCCGAGGCATTCACGCAGACGCCCGAGCGACGCCTGGTCATCGGCGGGGACGGGCCGGATATGGAGAAGGTCAAGGCCGTCGCCGGGCCGAACGTTCGCGTCGTCGGCCACCAGAAGCACGAGGAACTCGTCCACTACATGCAACGCGCCAAGGCCTTCGTCTTCGCGGCCGAGGAAGACTTCGGCATCGTGCCGGTCGAGGCAATGGCTTGCGGGACGCCCGTCATCACCTACGGCCGCGGCGGGGCGACCGAAACCGTCATCGACGGCGTCACTGGTGTCCACTTCGATCGCCAGACACCCGACAGCCTGCTCGAAGCCGTCAAGCGATTCGAGGTGCTCGACAACGAAGGCCGCTTCAACGCTGAGGCGATCACACGCCACGCCCAGCAGTTCGGCGAGAAGCGCTTCCGCGAAGAACTCAACGACCTGGTCCTTTCACACTGGAAGACCCGCACCGGTGCCGTCGAAGAGGCCGGGGTCGAAGAGGGCGAGATGGCCGACGTGAAGGACGACGCCCCCGAGGAGGGGCGTGTACCCGAGCGGCCGCTTTGAGTTTGATGGCGGTCAGGTCAGCCGGTTGTCGCTGTTGCCGATGCCGCGGAGCGCGAGGTTCAGCGCGTCGACATTGGTCGCAAGACGCTTGGCCTCGTTGACGTCGATGATCTGCTTGTGGAAGAGCTCGGTCAGGTGCTGGTCGAACGACTGGTTGCCGGCCTCCTTGTTGCCGACGATCGACTTCAGCTTTTCGTACTCCTTTTCCATGATGTAGCGACGCGCTAGCGGCGTCATGTACATCACCTCGACGACCGGCACCCGGCCCTTGCTGTTGCGCTTCTTAGCGAGGCGCTGACAGAACACGCAAGCCAGGTTCGTCGCCAGCTGCGTGTTCATGAGGTCGGCCTGCTGACTGTCGAACAGGGCGACAACGCGTTCGATGGTCATCGAGGCGTTCGTTGCGTGGACCGTCGAGAAAACCAGGTGACCCGTGTCGGCCGCTCGCAGGGCGGTCATGAGGCTGAAGCCGTCGCGAATCTCACCGATCAGCATCGTGTCGGGGTCCTGCCGCATAGCCGCGCGGAGGGCGTGGTCGTAGCTGGAGGTGTCGGTGCCGACTTCGACCTGGCTGACGAGGCTCTTGTTGTCTTGGTGCTCGAACTCGATCGGGTCTTCGACGGTGATGATCCGCTCCGAGCGACTGCGGTTGATCTTGCCGATGATCGCCGCCAGCGTGGTCGACTTACCCGAGCCGGTGGTTCCCGACACGATGACCAGTCCGCGATAAAGATCGGCCAGCTTCTGGATCTGGGGCGGCAGAGCGAGGTCGTCGAACTTC
Above is a genomic segment from Planctomycetota bacterium containing:
- a CDS encoding PilT/PilU family type 4a pilus ATPase; this encodes MATAPPHDVLDDAEAEAREAARHEPGDTMHIETDAHAQEGRPNPEVAAASRNGSASKVPSLRQFLKSVVQVGGSDLHLQADSTPVIRVDGRLRFLDCGQPDNEMMVGFVKELAGDDEKFQEFLDKGSCDTSYALYKSGGKEKADGTDELIARFRVASFHSRGKAAVVLRKINTVIPKFDDLALPPQIQKLADLYRGLVIVSGTTGSGKSTTLAAIIGKINRSRSERIITVEDPIEFEHQDNKSLVSQVEVGTDTSSYDHALRAAMRQDPDTMLIGEIRDGFSLMTALRAADTGHLVFSTVHATNASMTIERVVALFDSQQADLMNTQLATNLACVFCQRLAKKRNSKGRVPVVEVMYMTPLARRYIMEKEYEKLKSIVGNKEAGNQSFDQHLTELFHKQIIDVNEAKRLATNVDALNLALRGIGNSDNRLT
- a CDS encoding glycosyltransferase; the protein is MSPETREILLLIATLPMGVVLGLVGVMLAIRFGAQWGLIDEPGPRKVHRRSTPRTGGIGIAAATLVTAAVALGLSGLEREQLFVWIGLGAVLLVVHAVGLLDDAVSLPGHYKLIALVCVALAACGIGVRLDSINFDTGKLATADLGVAGWFLTIAWICGITVAIAFSDGLDGLAGGVGFIVAAFVAFVAVAAQQYDVAIAALAFAGALAGFLYFNGPWGTSGRVFMGDGGSMFLGVAVASLPLVLNSREGVGTMRAVVVPAAAMGVPILDAGLTLIRRRVLQRRSLFAAEDGHVHHRLLAIGLSQKHAVFVIWGVSFLAGAIALVAAHFGDGWATLSILFPFLALLFLFLFRTAGSVRGRETISMIRRHRAAGRRGKGYRKAFEEAQLRLAKAADFGEWWRETCHAAELLDFASLKLSSSKRDGSPYEIAWTNESETLDERLIDATTVSVSLEVPQRRLGDGSPLSLCVEVYVHPSNSPLDLEPETRPVADLELAGHRITYFNRLLTEHGLATLDNEDRARLAKAHKRRLASSPSADGGASTNGQSEARDGAPSVAIVHDFLYTRGGAERVLEQMLQVFPHADLFSVIDFVPENERSWMRDKRATTTFIQRLPLAKYKHRAYLPLMPMAIEQLDVSGYDVVLSSSYCVAKGVICRPDQLHVSYCHSPVRYAWDMQHQYLAESGLAYAGRRRGPIKLLKNAVARSVLHYIRQWDFRSAAGVDVFLSNSDFVGRRIEKAYRRPSTTVYPPVDISAFKSHADKQDYYFTSSRMVPYKRMPLIAEAFTQTPERRLVIGGDGPDMEKVKAVAGPNVRVVGHQKHEELVHYMQRAKAFVFAAEEDFGIVPVEAMACGTPVITYGRGGATETVIDGVTGVHFDRQTPDSLLEAVKRFEVLDNEGRFNAEAITRHAQQFGEKRFREELNDLVLSHWKTRTGAVEEAGVEEGEMADVKDDAPEEGRVPERPL